In the Opitutia bacterium genome, one interval contains:
- a CDS encoding helix-turn-helix transcriptional regulator, with product MPDAPQFDFSVLRTLREQRELTLAQLSEASGVSVAVISKLERNQQSAELETLFRLARAFGLSATDLLAMAESQLAHRTAEKTYRSGEFKFRQIKYANVVGLLGTAPKGAKVSRPEIHHDDTEVCWVTEGKLRLMLPHETCVIEAGESIQFDAIQQHTYEALADSQFVILHLRKDKRY from the coding sequence ATGCCGGATGCGCCCCAATTCGACTTTTCCGTGTTGCGCACGCTGCGCGAGCAGCGCGAGCTCACGCTGGCCCAGCTCTCGGAAGCCTCCGGTGTCTCGGTGGCGGTGATCTCGAAACTCGAGCGCAATCAGCAATCCGCCGAACTGGAGACGCTCTTCCGTTTGGCGCGCGCGTTCGGGCTGAGTGCGACGGACCTCCTTGCGATGGCCGAGTCGCAACTGGCCCATCGCACGGCCGAGAAAACCTACCGTTCGGGCGAGTTCAAATTCCGGCAGATCAAATACGCGAACGTCGTCGGCCTTCTTGGCACCGCGCCGAAGGGCGCGAAGGTCTCGCGGCCCGAGATCCATCACGACGACACCGAGGTGTGTTGGGTCACCGAGGGCAAGCTGCGCCTCATGCTGCCGCACGAGACGTGCGTGATCGAGGCAGGCGAGAGCATCCAATTCGACGCGATCCAGCAACACACCTACGAGGCGCTCGCCGACTCGCAGTTCGTTATTCTCCACCTCCGCAAAGACAAACGCTACTGA